One Aquarana catesbeiana isolate 2022-GZ linkage group LG11, ASM4218655v1, whole genome shotgun sequence genomic window carries:
- the LOC141111711 gene encoding uncharacterized protein, which yields MPVWLKIRIIKPLLQLDSDRTNKEACSTTATTTETTPSSTTTRTTTSTTTTTPPSTTTRATTSTTTPPSTTTGTTTITATTTTTQPSTTTETTTSTTTPPSTTAGTTTTTAATTTAPPSTTTGKATSTTTTTSPSTTTGTTTSTTATTPPSTTTGTTTSTTTTTPPSTTTGTTTSTTTSPSTTTGTTTTTTRTTPPSTTTGTTTSTTTPTSTTTGTTTTTTTTTIIPPSTTTGTTTSTTTPTSTTTGTTTTITTTTPPSKTTGTTTSTTTTTPPSTTTGTTTSTTTTTPPSTTTGTTLTTTPPSTTTRTTTSTTTTTPPSSTTGTTTSTTTPPSTTTGTTTTTTTTPPSTTTGTITSTTTTTPPSTTTGTTTTTTTPPSSTTRTTTSTTTPPSTMTGTTITATTTTPSSKTTGTTSTTTTTPPSTTTGTTTSTTTTTPPSTTTGTTTTATMTTTPPSTTTGATTSTTTTTPPSTTTGTTTSTTTPPSITTGTTTATTTTTPPSTTTGTKTTATATTTPPSTSTRTTTSTTTTTPPSSTTGTTTSAPPSTTTGTITTTTTSTTTITPPSSTTGTTTSTPPTTTTGTTITFTTTPPSTSTGTTTATTTTTPPSTTTGTTTSTTTPPSTTTRTTTSTTTTTPPSSTTGTTTTTTTTTPPSTTTGTTLTTTPPSTTTGTTTSTTTPPTTTTGTTTSTTTPLTTSTGTTTSTTTPPSTTTRTTSTTTTTPPFSTTGTTTSTTTTTPPSTTTGTTTSTTTTTPPSPFTGTTTLTTTPPPTTTGTTTTTTTTTPPSTSTGTTTSTTITTPPSTTTETTTLTTTTTPPSTTTETTTLTTTTTPPSTTSGTTTTTTTTPPSTLTGTTTTTTTPPSTTTGTTTTSTTTTTPPSTTTGTTTSTTATTPPSTTTGRTTSTTTPLSTTTRTTTSTTTTTPPSSTTGTTTSTTTPPSTTGITTSTTTTTPQSTTTGTTRTTTIPPSTTSGTTTSTTTTTPPSSTTGTTTTTTPPSTTNGTITTTNTPPSTTTGITTSTPSTTPPSTTIETTTSTTTTTPPSTTTGTTTTATTTPPSTTTGTTKTTTTTTAPSTTTGTTTTTTTSPPSTTTGTKTITTTKTTPLYTKITPTFREPNVTFSTPGTVSTSLIVWSLIDLLMNADASTGFQQKI from the exons ATGCCTGTGTGGCTGAAGATCCGAATCATTAAGCCGCTGTTGCAGCTGGACTCAGATCGGACAAATAAAGAAGCATGTT CAACTACAGCTACGACCACTGAAACTACACCATCATCTACAACTACTAGAACAACAACATCAACCACAACaactaccccaccatctacaactactagAGCAACAACCTCAAccactacaccaccatctacaactactggaacaacaacaatAACAGCAACCACTACAACAACACAACCATCTacaactactgaaacaacaacatcaaccactacaccaccatctacaactgctggaacaacaacaacaacagcaGCCACAACAACTgcaccaccatctacaactaccGGAAAAGCAACATCAACCACTACAACTACCTCACcgtctacaactactggaacaacaacatcaaccactgcaactacaccaccatctacaactactggaacaacaacatcaaccactacaactaccccaccatctacaactactggaacaacaacatcaaccactacatcaccatctacaactactggaacaacaacaacaaccactagaactacaccaccatctacaactactggaacaacaacatcaacaACTACACCaacatctacaactactggaacaacaacaacaacaacaaccacTACAATTAtcccaccatctacaactactggaacaacaacatcaaccactacaccaacatctacaactactggaacaacaacaacAATCACTACAACTACACCACCATCTaaaactactggaacaacaacatcaaccactacaactaccccaccatctacaactactggaacaacaacatcaaccactacaactaccccaccttctacaactactggaacaacattAACCACTACACCACCATCAACAACTACTAGAACAACAACATCAACCACTACAACTACACCTCCATCTTCAACTACTGGGACAACAACATCAAcaactacaccaccatctacaactactggaacaacaacaacCACTAcaactacaccaccatctacaactactggaacaataACATCAACCACGACTactaccccaccatctacaactactggaacaacaaccaCTACAACTACACCACCATCTTCAACTACTAGGACAACAACATCAAcaactacaccaccatctacaatgACTGGAACAACAATAACAGCAACCACAACTACACCATCATCTAAAACTACTGGAACAACAtcaaccactacaactaccccaccatctacaactactggaacaacaacatcgACCACTAcaactacaccaccatctacaactactggaacaacaacaacAGCAACCATGAcaactacaccaccatctacaactactggagcAACAACCtcaaccactacaactaccccaccatctacaactactggaacaacaacatcaacaACTACACCACCATCTataactactggaacaacaacagcaaccactacaactacaccaccatctacaactactggaacaaaaACAACAGCAACCGCGAcaactacaccaccatctacatcTACCAGAACAACAACAtcaaccactacaactaccccaccatcttcaactactggaacaacaacatctgcaccaccatctacaactactggaacaataacaacaacaacaacatcaACCACTACAATTACCCCACCATCttcaactactggaacaacaacatctACACCACCaactacaactactggaacaacaataACGTTTAcaactacaccaccatctacatctactggaacaacaacagcaaccacgacaactaccccaccatctacaactactggaacaacaacatcaaccaCTACACCACCATCAACAACTACTAGAACAACAACATCAACCACTACAACTACACCACCATCttcaactactggaacaacaacaaccaccactacaactaccccaccatctacaactactggaacaacattaaccactacaccaccatctacaactactggaacaacaacatcaaccaCTACACCACCaactacaactactggaacaacaacatcaaccaCTACACCACTAACTACatctactggaacaacaacatcaaccactacaccaccatctacaactactagAACAACATCAACCACTACAACTACACCACCATTttcaactactggaacaacaacatcaaccactacaactaccccaccatctacaactactggaaccaCAACATCAACTactacaactaccccaccatctccatttactggaacaacaacattaacaactacaccaccacctacaactactggaacaacaacaacaaccactacaactacaccaccatctacatctactggaacaacaacatcaaccactataactaccccaccatctacaactactgaaacaacaacattgaccactacaactaccccaccatctacaactactgaaacaacaacattgaccactacaactaccccaccatctacaactTCTGGAACAACAACAACCACTAcaactacaccaccatctacacttACTGGAACAAcaaccactacaactaccccaccatctacaactactggaacaacaacaacATCAACTACTACAACTActccaccatctacaactactggaacaacaacatcaaccaCTGCAACTACCCCACCTTCTACAACTACTGGAAGAACAACCTCAACCACTACACCACTATCTACAACAACTAGAACAACAACATCAACCACTACAACTACACCACCATCttcaactactggaacaacaacatcaacaactacaccaccatctacaactgGAATAACAACAtcaaccactacaactaccccacaatctacaactactggaacaacaagaACAACCACTATACCACCATCCACAACCAGtggaacaacaacatcaaccaCTACAACTACACCACCATCttcaactactggaacaacaacaaccactacaccaccatctacaactaATGGAACAATAACAACTACAAatacaccaccatctacaactactggaataACAACATCAACTCCTTCaactaccccaccatctacaactattgaaacaacaacatcaaccactacaactacccctccatctacaactactggaacaacaacaacagcaaccactacaccaccatctacaactactggaacaacaaaaACAACCACTACAACTACAGCACCTTCTACAACTACTGGCACAACAACAACCACTACAACTTCACcgccatctacaactactggaacaaaaACAATTACTACTACTAAAACAACACCACTATATACTAAAATTACAC